In Cottoperca gobio unplaced genomic scaffold, fCotGob3.1 fCotGob3_460arrow_ctg1, whole genome shotgun sequence, the DNA window TCAGTGAGAGGTTTTAATAAACCTCAACAACAAGGAAGCAATGACATctagaaataacattttcactCACACAAAGTTAAATGTCATGATCAGCATTTCTTGTGAACCAACAGCCATGAAATTCCCAGCAGTTtgtgcaacatttaaatgtctcaGATTGCTTCTCTGGTCTTGTTTACTTCCCATTCATCAACACCTCAGGTGCAAAAGCACATCCGTTATTCAGCCGGCAGAAGCGTCGAGACCTTTACTTCGTATTCTTtacattatgacactttgttCTCTTAGAAATAGATCTTGATCTCCACGAGACGGGCCAGATTCAATTAAGTTACTTGTTCTAGGATTTCCATTTCCCTGACAAAGAAGAACACAAGTGCCTTCAGACATAAAGGTTAATCGAGAGAAAGCGCTGACATTTCCCGCTCCGCTGCAGAGCCCACAACAGCAAACGATGACCCCATCACTCTGATGCACACATACTGCAGCTCACTCGCACAAGTTCTAGACGAAGCACAACTGAACTGAACGCATCATCTCTCAACACACGGGTCGGGGTAGTTCTTTAGCTGTCCCTCAACCATTACCATAGAAACGTCACCCGTACGCACACTGGCTTCAGCTTTGGAGAAGGTTTTCATGACGCAGGTAACAGCAACACTTACGATCATGTAATAGTCCTCATGGCCTTCGATGGTTTCAGACACTACGTTTTTAATGGAGCCCATCGGGACCTTCTCCGTTCTCTCTGtagacatgaacacacacacacacacacacacacgtcatcaGTACTCTTTGAGTCGCGGTGAATTTAGCAAGAACGAGGTCCGGCTGTGCGCTCACCCTTTGTTCCGATCCACAGCTGGTCCTGCTCCAGTTTGAATGTGAGTCTAACTTTTCCTCCGGACTTGTTAAACATTCCAGATAAAGGCACTGTTGGTAATCGTTCCTGTCAGAAGGGAGAAGGCAGTTACTCTTTGTGTCTGGTAATAAGAAAATCATGTAGTTAACATTCATACAAGACCAACAAAACCAGGGATGGACCTCCCTTCATCTCGTCTCACCTTTGTTCCTTTGATAGATGCCATGATGTCATCTGGTTTACCTTTGTCCAACACTTTCCTGTGTTGCTGGAATAACAGAGCCAGTTTAATATCTCACAACTCTGTAAACATCTTAACTATTCTCCAGAAATGCCTTTACTCTTACCTTTTGCCTGCATAAAGGCTCTTTCTTGTCCTCTTCAGCTTTAACTTCCTGCTGAATTACCTCTTTGGGAGTATTCACAGCTAATACATCATTCATTGTAGACCCTACCACCATTATCTTTGCACCATTTGTGATCTTTATTTCACGTAGCGTCTTGTCCTCTGGAAGTAATCCTTTGTACATCACTTTCTGCATTGCAGGTGGAAGACCTAGGAAGACAAGAGAGAGCATTTATTAAGTTTTACTCTTTGGTAATCCCTCTAAAAACAGACATTACAGCACTGAAGGTGAACTGCTGAGTGTCCTCACCAGTGAGAGAGTGGATCCTCTCTTTTAGTTGGGCTCCGGTGTTATCAACAGGGATTTTCAGATCATATTTATTCTTGTTCCAGATGATCTTCAAGTCCACCTTCTCCAGCTCGTCGTCTGCGTCGTCCCCATTGCTAATACTAGAGTCCTGAGTTGTGGTGTCTTCTGCAGCTGTGTGAGATTTAGATTCTGTTTCACCTTTGTCAGCATCCTCACCGAGGGCTTCGGCTTCTTTAGGCTTCGCCTCAGTTTCCATTATGACTTCTTCACTTcctggaagaggaggaacacattGATTAGGATCAATTCAATGCAAAGTTGTTAGTTCTCACAATAGTATACCCCACAATACACATCTGGTACGATGATCTGATAGTGAGCTTGCATGTGTTTCCTGCAATAACTACATTTAAACAGTGTATAGTGCATGAACAACACtgacgtgtgtgtctgtgaatacGTTTTGTTACTGCCAAATGAAGCaaagtttcactttcactcaCCAGAAAAATCTTGGGGGAAACCCAGCTTCTCTTTTTGACTTCATACATgatctttaacattttaaaatctacaAAGTTTCTTAATTTGAGAGCCTGTCATTCAATAAACAAGAGTTGGTTctagtttgtttacatttatctcttcttttgcagaaaaaataaataccctTTGTTCCATGTGCATTTCCCCATACTTCCACACAATAAGTAGCTAAAGTGTAAATGCAACTATGAGTCAGCAGTTTTACTTTAAAGTGTGTAATGAAGTCTAGTTTCGCATTatctgctcccccccccccctctctctcgtctttttTCTACATATTtccattgcttttttttttccatctagGCAGCAATTCTTCCCTGAGAGTTGTGTGAGgggataaataaaagataatcaCGTCTGAAGCTAAACAGACATGAGTCTTGGACGAGAGTAGGTTCCTCGCACTACACTGGATGTTGTGTTACGGTTGGCCTTACTGGTTACACAACTGGTAACGTAAACGTAACAAACTGTTTGTTGGTACTTCGTCGTTACCATTCATAACATGTCCACATTTAGTTAGCTCTTTAACAGCAAAAGTTACTCAATTCAAACCTAACACCGGTTCAATCTTTTAACATTAACTTTGGTCCTTGACAAATCTAGCTACATTTGACTGCTGTTAGCAgccgttaacgttagctagctacactggtaaacatttcaataataaCGTCCCGGAGAAACGTACATTTAAATGATACTACATTAATAGCGTTATGTATTATCATGTCAATTACAAGCAGGCATTATTCCATTAACAGTGATTAGTTTCAATGTAAAGATATGAAGGAAATACTGCTGCATTTTCTCAATACCCACCATCCTGGGTCGCCATGATGATTGTGTACAATCTGTTGTAGGTTGAGGCAAAGAGAGTACAGAGAGCAGGATGAGTTGTGTTATTCAGGAAGCAAACTGCAACGAAAGTCGTGTTCAAGCGCTCACTGACGTGTGACAACATAGCAAACAGAACACAAacaatacatgttttaaaatggaaTAACAAGTATAGCCATACCTACCGCTACAACGTTAAAACATGTAGTTTCAGTTAGCCGGTGGACAGGAAGACAGAATGGGAATGCGCATGCGCGCTTGAAAATAACTACAAATAAAGTTGTTTCTCGACATAAGCAGTTGTATTTATGATTAAGCAAATcatttatacaactaatgtagTGAAATATATTACGACTGGCATAAAACGAAGATTGTAATGATCATAATTGGAAACGCGAACTGTTTCATGTAGCTACATACGGGAATTATTGGCAAACACGGAAGTGAATGGGAGTGAATCCTCTCGCTTTGCTGAGCTTCTTTGTTGTTGTGGCAGCATGAGCAGACACCGAGAGGTGGCACTTTACTCAATGGCTATTGGTtaagtttttcttcttccttcataATGTATGAAGTTTGGTATGTTAAATGATGCATTACCGCCAACTATTGGATTATGTGAAACATCTCCAACTATGCCTAACTAAAATCTACCCCCCCTCACATGCTGATGGACATATTATAAATCCCTTCAACAACTTTTAACACAATCGTATCCTTGTAGCATACTCTATATCTTTGTGTCAAATTACCTGGAGGACTACTTCTTTTTGCAGACAATTCACAATCTGAAAATTGTACCAGAATAATTTGACAAATAGACCAAAAAGAAAGATCTAATAGGCAGGTTGAACAATTTCAGATTCATTAATGAACTCATATGACCCGAACTTCTCATCTCTTACAGCCCAAACTTATAATCTATCCATTTGTAACTCTCTTTTTTGCCACTAATTTTACTGTTGATTTGGCATGCTTGTCCTAATTGCTCTTTCGTGATCATTGCATTCACCATTGTTTTATGGGTTTCTTCATCATGTGAGAACTGCAGGCATGTGATTATCATTACAGTTGTTAACGAGTTCATGAGTCAAATATACTTATTACTTGAAGGACCAAAAGTAAGAATTGCAgaatgcagaatggcccatttcagaattgaattataaatattaatgcattaatatgtacaatactttaatgttgcagctggtttaGGTCTGACTTATttctttactatatatatactagacCTTAGAATGGGGTGAAAAAATCGTTTTTCTTTAACCATCTTCTGAGTCAAAATTATTTATGTTCAGGAGAAGAGGCAATTTGTCTTTGTGAAGATTTCAATAGCTGCTTTTGAggattatttaaaataagtagATGAGGTTCCTTCGACAGCCTCTTTGGAGGATTTTGTGAACACGCATGGGGGACAATGATTGAATTTCTAAAATAATCtatgttctgtatattactATGGAAGGATTCGCCCCCTGAATGAAGATGATACACCTGTGAGGGGCAAAGCTGTGGTTGATGTAACATGTGACAAACTTGTGTCTTCTTCCATGTGTTAGCtccaaattaattaattcagtTTGCAAACTGTACGGATCTAATTAAGAAAGATGCAGGATACCAGATCATTCTTTACTGCTCTCAAAAGTTCTAATAAAGACTGAggctcattatatatatatatatatatatatatatatatatatatatatatatatatatatactgtatatatatatatatatatatatatatatatatatatatatatatatatatactgtatatatagcaTATGTTTGATACAagagataaataataaaggCGGAATATGACCTTAATGAGGAGGACCGTTGGAAATgatttaatggtcacacacacatgtacacatgtgcacacacagggacatgtggactctgcatttaacccatcctattAGTAGAAGCAGTGGGCTGCTATTATATAATCAGCATCCAGtgctttgctcaagggcacctcggcagtgcccatGAACTGGCacctctcaaagtaccagtccacGCTCCATACTTGGTGCAAGTGGTGTCTGGAGAGGGACGGCCTCCTTGTCGGAGAGCAAAATGGGTTTAGTAAATCAAGGTCATGTCTTGAGTCCGGTCTCGGTgtgcaggagagcagaggaggagcgtTAGAAAGACACGACTGCCCGATCTTCGAGAGGACTCGATTTACTCTGGACTCGGTCTACACTCGATTAAGTCAACAAATGAATTTCAGAAAGCTTTTGACATGATCAGGAGAGTTCCTTTAGCTCACTGAATACGGGCTGAATAGAAGATTCTATAGGGCTGTACAGGCCTGTAGTGTAAAACTAAATGagtattataaaataaataaaatgatgcttTGT includes these proteins:
- the LOC115006075 gene encoding ubiquitin domain-containing protein UBFD1-like isoform X3 — its product is METEAKPKEAEALGEDADKGETESKSHTAAEDTTTQDSSISNGDDADDELEKVDLKIIWNKNKYDLKIPVDNTGAQLKERIHSLTGLPPAMQKVMYKGLLPEDKTLREIKITNGAKIMVVGSTMNDVLAVNTPKEVIQQEVKAEEDKKEPLCRQKQHRKVLDKGKPDDIMASIKGTKERLPTVPLSGMFNKSGGKVRLTFKLEQDQLWIGTKERTEKVPMGSIKNVVSETIEGHEDYYMIAFQLGPTEASQYWVYWVPAQFVDAIKDTVLGKWQYF
- the LOC115006075 gene encoding ubiquitin domain-containing protein UBFD1-like isoform X2; its protein translation is MATQDGSEEVIMETEAKPKEAEALGEDADKGETESKSHTAAEDTTTQDSSISNGDDADDELEKVDLKIIWNKNKYDLKIPVDNTGAQLKERIHSLTGLPPAMQKVMYKGLLPEDKTLREIKITNGAKIMVVGSTMNDVLAVNTPKEVIQQEVKAEEDKKEPLCRQKQHRKVLDKGKPDDIMASIKGTKERLPTVPLSGMFNKSGGKVRLTFKLEQDQLWIGTKERTEKVPMGSIKNVVSETIEGHEDYYMIAFQLGPTEASQYWVYWVPAQFVDAIKDTVLGKWQYF
- the LOC115006075 gene encoding ubiquitin domain-containing protein UBFD1-like isoform X1 → MLSHVSERLNTTFVAVCFLNNTTHPALCTLFASTYNRLYTIIMATQDGSEEVIMETEAKPKEAEALGEDADKGETESKSHTAAEDTTTQDSSISNGDDADDELEKVDLKIIWNKNKYDLKIPVDNTGAQLKERIHSLTGLPPAMQKVMYKGLLPEDKTLREIKITNGAKIMVVGSTMNDVLAVNTPKEVIQQEVKAEEDKKEPLCRQKQHRKVLDKGKPDDIMASIKGTKERLPTVPLSGMFNKSGGKVRLTFKLEQDQLWIGTKERTEKVPMGSIKNVVSETIEGHEDYYMIAFQLGPTEASQYWVYWVPAQFVDAIKDTVLGKWQYF